One window of the bacterium genome contains the following:
- a CDS encoding flavin reductase family protein: protein MSPQGLDARRYQDTVGLLPTGVTVITAEIGEEIHGMTANAVTSLSLNPMQIIICVAKKAKMAVLLKPGVPFTVNVLREDQSRVSNHFAGANRRPEVMPEIRFVTWAGGVRLEGALAAIGCETAELLEGGDHWIVIGTVVGLFQGTNPDRPLLYFRGRYVRLEGGGLLAPGRDDLAEGPAHIFYDPW, encoded by the coding sequence ATGAGTCCACAAGGCCTCGATGCCCGGCGCTATCAGGATACCGTCGGCCTGTTGCCCACGGGAGTCACCGTAATTACCGCCGAGATCGGCGAGGAGATTCACGGCATGACCGCCAATGCCGTGACGTCGCTCTCCCTGAACCCCATGCAGATCATCATCTGCGTGGCCAAGAAGGCGAAGATGGCCGTGCTGCTCAAACCCGGCGTGCCCTTCACGGTGAATGTGCTGCGGGAGGACCAGTCGCGCGTCAGCAACCATTTTGCAGGGGCCAACCGCCGGCCCGAAGTCATGCCCGAGATCCGCTTTGTCACCTGGGCGGGCGGGGTGCGGCTGGAGGGAGCGCTGGCGGCCATCGGCTGCGAGACGGCGGAGCTGCTTGAAGGCGGCGACCATTGGATTGTCATCGGCACCGTGGTCGGCCTGTTTCAGGGCACGAACCCCGACCGCCCGCTGCTCTATTTTCGCGGGCGCTATGTCCGGCTTGAAGGCGGCGGTCTGCTGGCCCCCGGTCGCGATGACCTTGCCGAAGGCCCTGCCCACATTTTTTATGATCCGTGGTAG
- a CDS encoding T9SS type A sorting domain-containing protein — MLRHTHKGLPLVVLLALMLASAAMAQQYAIPSSAVANGASSMLGASYQIRGTVGQPIISVSTGASYADSAGFWYTTRASAPSAVGDPPPSLPRSFSLRQNYPNPFNPATEIRFEVPSAARVTLKVFNVEGQLVETLADQNFSVGEHAIQWNADKHASGLYLIRMSAPGFTEIRRAVLLK; from the coding sequence ATGCTTCGTCATACACACAAAGGGCTGCCCCTTGTGGTATTGCTGGCTCTGATGCTCGCCTCGGCGGCCATGGCACAGCAATATGCCATTCCCAGCAGCGCAGTAGCTAATGGCGCCAGCAGCATGCTCGGCGCCAGTTACCAGATCAGGGGCACCGTCGGTCAACCCATTATCAGCGTGTCCACCGGCGCTTCCTATGCCGATTCGGCGGGGTTCTGGTACACCACCCGGGCATCTGCCCCGTCAGCCGTGGGTGATCCGCCGCCGTCGCTGCCCAGGAGCTTCAGTTTGCGCCAGAACTATCCCAATCCCTTCAACCCCGCCACAGAGATTCGCTTTGAGGTCCCCAGCGCGGCGCGCGTAACCCTCAAGGTGTTCAACGTGGAAGGGCAGCTTGTAGAAACCCTTGCCGATCAGAATTTCAGCGTCGGCGAGCATGCCATTCAATGGAACGCGGACAAACATGCGTCCGGGCTGTATCTGATCCGTATGTCTGCCCCCGGCTTCACGGAGATTCGCCGGGCCGTCCTGTTGAAATAG
- a CDS encoding fasciclin domain-containing protein, with product MKHRLSVLITVVAFAFATVAFAQTAPDSVKKAEPAIKHHKVEATEKSGMEKPAKPGKMQETLLQRINSAKSLSTFASLLKEADLEKTLEGPGEYTVFAPSDEAFKALPAETMNSLKQDKAKLADVLKNHIVAGKRISRMELAKMKGQKVTAQSGLALAIAQTGGKWMIGNAALSGVNLKSTNGPIHEVDSVITAGEAAAAPMEKTVPDHTGVKADKK from the coding sequence ATGAAACACCGCCTGTCGGTTCTCATTACCGTTGTCGCCTTCGCATTTGCCACGGTTGCCTTTGCCCAGACCGCGCCGGATTCGGTCAAGAAGGCAGAGCCCGCTATCAAGCATCACAAGGTTGAGGCGACGGAAAAATCGGGAATGGAGAAACCCGCCAAGCCCGGGAAGATGCAGGAAACCTTGCTGCAGCGCATCAACAGCGCAAAGTCTCTGTCGACCTTTGCTTCCCTGCTCAAAGAGGCCGATCTGGAAAAGACTCTCGAGGGACCCGGTGAGTATACGGTGTTTGCACCCAGCGATGAGGCCTTCAAGGCCTTGCCTGCCGAGACCATGAATTCGCTGAAGCAGGACAAAGCGAAGCTGGCTGATGTGCTGAAGAACCATATCGTGGCCGGCAAGCGGATCTCGCGCATGGAACTGGCAAAGATGAAGGGACAGAAAGTTACCGCCCAGAGCGGTCTGGCCTTGGCCATTGCCCAAACGGGTGGTAAGTGGATGATCGGCAATGCAGCCCTGAGCGGTGTGAACCTCAAGTCGACCAATGGACCGATTCACGAGGTCGATAGCGTCATCACCGCTGGCGAAGCAGCGGCAGCGCCAATGGAAAAGACGGTTCCGGATCACACGGGCGTGAAGGCAGATAAGAAGTAA
- the hpaD gene encoding 3,4-dihydroxyphenylacetate 2,3-dioxygenase: MPTILRSAHAEYRVTDLEAARHFYVETLGFLVTRETQDALFLGGMEERDLFSFVLRKAESPGLSHVAFRVEKETDLDALQQIAAEDELPTVWVNPDGEPGQGRALRIQDPNGIPIEFFHKHTRRDWQIQHFHKYRGASVMRLDHFNCQVTDVQKGYDWYTKRLNFHCSEYTATDDQPEKIWAAWLHRKQNVHDIALMNGVGPRLHHIGFWVYDRTSILTACDVLASMGYASSIERGPGRHGISNAFFLYVRDPDGNRIELFTSDYLLSDWDMPPVRWSLSDPRRATFWGHIPPKSWFDEASFVEDIRTHELLPVSSPPLKDRPEFVT; this comes from the coding sequence ATGCCCACCATCCTCCGTTCCGCCCATGCCGAGTACCGCGTCACCGATCTGGAAGCCGCGCGGCATTTCTATGTGGAGACGTTAGGCTTTCTTGTCACCCGCGAGACCCAGGACGCGCTCTTCCTCGGCGGCATGGAAGAGCGGGACCTCTTCAGCTTCGTGCTCCGCAAAGCCGAGAGCCCCGGCCTGTCCCATGTCGCCTTCCGCGTGGAAAAGGAGACCGACCTCGACGCGCTCCAGCAGATCGCCGCAGAAGATGAACTCCCCACGGTCTGGGTCAATCCCGACGGCGAGCCGGGGCAGGGGAGAGCGCTGCGCATTCAGGATCCCAACGGCATTCCCATCGAGTTCTTCCACAAGCACACCCGCCGCGACTGGCAGATCCAGCACTTCCACAAATATCGCGGCGCGTCCGTCATGCGTCTCGATCATTTCAACTGTCAGGTCACCGACGTGCAGAAGGGCTATGACTGGTACACCAAACGGCTGAACTTCCACTGCTCCGAATACACCGCCACCGATGATCAGCCCGAAAAAATCTGGGCCGCGTGGCTGCATCGCAAACAGAATGTCCATGACATCGCGCTCATGAACGGCGTCGGCCCGCGCCTGCATCACATCGGCTTCTGGGTCTATGACCGCACCAGCATTCTTACCGCCTGCGATGTGCTCGCGTCCATGGGCTATGCGTCGTCCATCGAGCGCGGTCCCGGACGCCACGGCATTTCCAATGCCTTCTTTCTCTATGTGCGCGATCCCGACGGCAACCGCATCGAACTCTTCACCAGTGATTATCTGCTGAGTGATTGGGATATGCCCCCCGTCCGCTGGAGCCTGTCCGATCCCCGCCGCGCCACCTTCTGGGGCCACATCCCCCCCAAGTCCTGGTTTGATGAAGCATCCTTCGTCGAGGACATCCGCACCCACGAGCTTCTCCCTGTGTCTTCTCCGCCTCTGAAGGATAGACCGGAATTCGTAACCTGA
- the hpaE gene encoding 5-carboxymethyl-2-hydroxymuconate semialdehyde dehydrogenase, whose protein sequence is MSHRIQHFIGNRFEDSVDGGVFDVLTPLTNEVIGRCASGQPADVDRAVKAARKAFDSGVWSRMPVLERARKVRQIGDLIIKHAAEIAELEIEDTGIPRSQVSGQAIPRAADNFYFFADQLSLFHGDAYSVTGEWINYTVHRPIGVAGLITPWNTPFMLETWKVAPALASGNTVVLKPAEWSPLSADKLAKIILEADLPPGVFNLVHGFGETAGAPLVAHPAVQLISFTGETTTGQLIIKNGADTLKRYSMELGGKSPNIIFADADLDRALDAALWQVYSLNGERCTAASRLLLEQSIYDRFVERLAERVAQIRIGDPNDPTTEIGPLIHPEHWSRVRSYMDVAREEGAEILVGGDRPASSFILHPSSLAKGNYFAPTLIANVRNSMRIAQEEIFGPVLVVMPFADEAEAIRLANDVRYGLAGYIWTGNVTRAHRVAQSLECGMVWINSHNVRDLRTPFGGSKFSGIGREGGRWSFEEFYMETKTVQVPLTDHPIPKIG, encoded by the coding sequence ATGAGCCACCGAATCCAGCACTTCATCGGCAATCGCTTTGAAGACTCCGTAGACGGCGGAGTCTTTGACGTTCTCACTCCGCTCACCAATGAGGTCATCGGCCGCTGCGCCAGCGGCCAGCCTGCCGACGTGGACCGCGCCGTCAAAGCCGCGCGGAAGGCGTTTGACAGCGGCGTCTGGTCCCGCATGCCGGTGCTCGAGCGAGCCCGCAAGGTGCGGCAAATCGGTGATCTGATTATCAAACACGCCGCCGAAATCGCCGAACTGGAAATCGAAGATACCGGCATTCCCCGCAGTCAGGTTTCCGGTCAGGCTATCCCCCGGGCGGCGGACAATTTTTATTTCTTTGCCGATCAGCTTTCGCTGTTTCATGGCGACGCGTACAGTGTGACCGGAGAGTGGATCAACTACACGGTGCATCGGCCTATCGGCGTTGCGGGTTTGATCACCCCGTGGAACACACCGTTCATGTTGGAGACGTGGAAGGTCGCGCCGGCCTTGGCCTCGGGAAATACGGTAGTGTTGAAGCCCGCCGAATGGTCGCCGCTCTCTGCCGACAAGCTGGCCAAGATCATTCTGGAAGCCGATCTGCCGCCCGGAGTCTTCAATCTGGTGCACGGCTTCGGCGAAACCGCCGGCGCGCCGCTGGTGGCCCATCCCGCTGTACAGCTTATCTCCTTCACCGGCGAAACCACCACCGGACAACTGATTATCAAGAACGGCGCCGATACCCTCAAGCGTTACAGCATGGAACTCGGCGGCAAATCACCCAATATCATTTTTGCCGATGCCGATCTGGACCGGGCCCTCGACGCTGCCCTCTGGCAGGTCTACAGCCTGAACGGCGAGCGCTGCACCGCCGCCTCACGGCTGTTGCTCGAACAGAGCATCTATGATCGCTTTGTGGAACGGCTCGCTGAACGCGTCGCCCAAATCCGCATTGGTGATCCGAATGATCCTACCACTGAAATCGGCCCTTTGATTCACCCCGAGCACTGGTCCCGCGTCCGCAGCTACATGGACGTTGCCCGCGAAGAAGGCGCCGAAATCCTCGTCGGCGGAGACCGCCCGGCTTCATCCTTCATCCTTCATCCTTCATCCCTTGCCAAAGGCAACTACTTCGCTCCCACGCTGATCGCCAACGTGCGCAACAGCATGCGCATTGCCCAGGAGGAGATCTTCGGCCCGGTACTGGTCGTTATGCCCTTTGCCGATGAAGCCGAAGCCATCCGCCTGGCCAATGATGTGCGCTACGGCCTTGCAGGCTATATCTGGACAGGAAACGTGACGCGCGCTCACCGCGTGGCGCAGAGTCTCGAATGCGGCATGGTGTGGATCAATTCCCATAACGTGCGCGATCTGCGCACTCCCTTCGGCGGCAGCAAGTTCAGCGGCATTGGCCGCGAAGGTGGCCGATGGAGCTTCGAAGAATTCTATATGGAGACCAAGACTGTTCAGGTCCCCTTGACAGATCATCCCATTCCCAAAATCGGCTGA
- a CDS encoding fasciclin domain-containing protein — MSERTIWGVAKKDRALGLDKFAKWVDKAGMENRLDSKKGEYTVFAPNDAAINTLSPTDSAFFWAKNDTAMSNAVKYHVLSGRRLMASDLMQMDGQMLTMDNGLQLPVKVTNGKVMVGNANVVDADHMASNGVIHVVDAVLLINKMMPMTSGSPTSTQQREQNTPMSAPTPMGTYPADTMNSMDTMRMPRNR, encoded by the coding sequence ATGAGCGAACGCACCATATGGGGCGTCGCGAAGAAGGATAGAGCACTGGGGCTGGACAAGTTTGCCAAGTGGGTGGACAAGGCCGGCATGGAAAACCGGCTGGACAGCAAAAAGGGTGAGTACACCGTATTCGCGCCCAACGACGCGGCGATCAACACTCTTTCCCCCACGGATAGCGCCTTCTTCTGGGCAAAGAATGACACGGCGATGTCCAATGCCGTGAAGTACCATGTGCTCAGCGGCCGCCGACTGATGGCATCCGACCTGATGCAGATGGACGGCCAGATGCTGACGATGGATAACGGCCTGCAGTTGCCCGTGAAGGTGACCAACGGCAAAGTGATGGTCGGCAATGCCAATGTCGTAGATGCCGATCATATGGCCAGCAATGGCGTCATTCACGTGGTGGATGCCGTACTGCTGATCAACAAGATGATGCCGATGACGAGCGGCAGCCCGACCTCGACGCAGCAGCGCGAACAGAACACTCCGATGTCCGCGCCCACTCCGATGGGCACGTATCCGGCTGACACGATGAACAGCATGGACACGATGCGGATGCCGCGCAACCGGTAA
- a CDS encoding fasciclin domain-containing protein translates to MRARMMVPLAMALALLCSTMIVAQDKAGPMTTKVPTNTARASILTTAKNDSVMALFVKHVNKAGLGSTLDAKGPYTVFAPTNSGFNARTKEDIDAEHADTAVLNSTMRYHILSGKALTTSDLMNMNGQMLTMDNGMQLPVMVQGQVIRVGTATLSGSDILATNGVIHEVDHVLIPGKEMPMGTPVPMGK, encoded by the coding sequence ATGAGAGCACGGATGATGGTCCCGCTGGCGATGGCACTGGCATTGCTATGCAGCACGATGATTGTGGCGCAGGATAAGGCCGGCCCGATGACGACCAAGGTGCCGACCAATACCGCACGGGCGAGTATTCTGACCACCGCGAAGAACGACAGCGTCATGGCGCTGTTTGTCAAGCACGTCAACAAAGCCGGCTTGGGCAGTACGCTCGATGCGAAGGGGCCGTACACGGTGTTCGCGCCGACGAACAGCGGCTTCAATGCCCGCACAAAGGAAGATATCGATGCCGAGCATGCGGACACGGCGGTGCTGAACAGCACGATGCGATATCACATTCTCAGCGGCAAGGCGCTGACGACATCGGACCTGATGAACATGAACGGTCAGATGCTGACGATGGACAATGGGATGCAGCTTCCGGTCATGGTGCAGGGACAGGTCATCCGGGTGGGCACGGCCACGCTCAGTGGGAGTGACATCCTGGCGACCAACGGCGTGATCCATGAGGTGGATCACGTGCTGATCCCCGGCAAGGAGATGCCGATGGGTACCCCGGTGCCGATGGGCAAATAG
- a CDS encoding fumarylacetoacetate hydrolase family protein encodes MKLARWAAAGRILDGHCEDHWLIATDGSYYHEESVVWLPPSVPSKVIGIALNFRDHAAELKLAEPELPAIFLKPQTSLIGHMGTVLMPPWSQFMHYEAELVAIIGRRCRYVKAEHALDVVAGYTVGNDVTVRDYIGNYFRPPLIGKGWDTFGPVGPWMVTPDEAPDPHNVELRAYVNGELRQQGNTRDLIYSLEEMIEYASMIMTLEPGDQIWTGTPKGISHVYVEDTMRMEIEGIGVLQNPIARGPETAYRFPTKS; translated from the coding sequence ATGAAACTTGCACGCTGGGCGGCGGCTGGCCGCATCTTGGACGGCCACTGCGAAGATCACTGGCTCATCGCGACGGATGGAAGTTATTATCACGAAGAAAGCGTGGTGTGGCTGCCACCCAGCGTGCCGTCTAAAGTGATTGGTATTGCGCTGAACTTCCGCGACCATGCGGCGGAATTGAAGCTGGCCGAGCCGGAATTGCCGGCCATCTTTCTCAAGCCCCAAACCTCTCTCATCGGCCACATGGGAACGGTACTGATGCCGCCGTGGAGCCAGTTTATGCACTATGAGGCAGAACTGGTGGCCATCATTGGCCGGCGCTGCCGCTATGTGAAGGCGGAGCATGCGCTGGATGTGGTGGCGGGCTATACTGTGGGCAATGATGTCACGGTGCGGGACTACATCGGGAACTACTTCCGACCGCCGCTCATCGGCAAAGGCTGGGACACCTTCGGTCCCGTCGGGCCGTGGATGGTGACTCCCGATGAAGCTCCCGATCCGCACAACGTCGAACTGCGCGCCTATGTCAATGGGGAACTGCGGCAGCAGGGCAATACCCGCGACCTGATCTACTCTCTCGAAGAGATGATCGAGTACGCCTCCATGATTATGACGCTCGAGCCCGGCGACCAGATTTGGACGGGAACCCCGAAGGGGATTTCCCATGTTTACGTAGAAGACACGATGCGGATGGAGATTGAAGGCATCGGCGTGCTGCAAAATCCCATAGCACGCGGCCCGGAAACGGCGTACCGCTTTCCCACTAAATCCTGA
- a CDS encoding abortive infection family protein yields the protein MEAIELQSGKKERDRLVLAIVRCIHATFSQSEWDELAYITHGQKIIYEHPRLFRSMFFGDEDYKSCIFDVVEGLIKADAQVVDAMLDFIKLRDWLKENYPSEASYLFGDPDLIFEPLEKVAIRNSHDVTHHLRRIREAVDSDPEQAIGSAKELVESVLKVIIEGSGEKPGGDDFPQLLRRVQKMLDLDPSAITVNAKGADTVRRVLSNLGQVAIGIDELRNLYGTGHGRTKRSGVSVRHARLVVGSAATLVTFLMETYEAKI from the coding sequence ATGGAAGCGATCGAACTGCAATCAGGAAAGAAAGAGCGCGACAGGCTTGTGCTGGCAATTGTCCGGTGCATCCACGCCACGTTCAGCCAATCGGAATGGGATGAACTCGCATATATAACGCATGGCCAGAAGATCATCTATGAGCATCCACGGCTCTTCCGTAGTATGTTCTTCGGAGACGAGGACTACAAGTCTTGTATTTTCGACGTTGTGGAAGGGCTCATTAAGGCTGATGCTCAGGTCGTGGACGCAATGCTTGACTTCATCAAGCTGCGCGACTGGCTCAAGGAGAATTATCCAAGCGAAGCAAGCTACCTGTTCGGTGACCCCGATCTGATCTTTGAACCACTCGAGAAGGTAGCCATTCGCAATTCGCATGACGTAACACACCATTTGCGGCGAATTAGAGAAGCCGTTGATTCTGACCCGGAGCAGGCAATTGGTTCGGCAAAGGAACTGGTAGAGAGCGTTCTGAAAGTGATCATCGAAGGTAGCGGTGAAAAACCGGGCGGAGATGATTTCCCGCAACTTCTGCGGCGTGTTCAAAAGATGCTCGATCTTGATCCGAGTGCGATCACCGTAAACGCGAAAGGAGCTGATACAGTCCGCCGCGTCCTCAGCAATTTGGGTCAAGTCGCTATCGGTATTGACGAATTACGCAACCTGTATGGCACAGGACATGGCAGAACCAAGCGATCCGGAGTCTCAGTGCGTCATGCTCGGCTCGTAGTCGGTAGCGCAGCCACCCTCGTAACATTTCTCATGGAGACTTACGAGGCGAAGATTTGA
- the hpaB gene encoding 4-hydroxyphenylacetate 3-monooxygenase, oxygenase component: MPARHGADVLRRLRENPAEIWHRGERVKDVTTAPGFANGVHSLAALYDLQWEHPSEMLFESPATGDKVGRSFMIPRTKDELKSISRMMKHWANFSMGMMGRSPDYLNRAISAYAGGADFLGEQDPRFAENIRRYHHHIRENDLCLTHTLIHPQANRGAGVAQQADPFLGARVKEERDDGIIIRGARMLATLPSADEIMVFPSTLLTSNPDDAPYAFGFAIPCATPGLKFLCRETVDYGRSVYDHPLAARFEEQDAVVLFEDVFVPWERVFLYRDVDRCNRAYAATGSVMHMSHQVVVKNIAKTEFLLGLASLMVDAIGVEKFQHIHEKVSDIWVTLESLKAFLRAAEEDAALDSYGVMRPAWNPLDAARNFFPKTYGRLIQIIQQLGASGLVSMPTEADVTGPLAVDIKRYFQSARADAWERIPLFRLAWDASLSAFATRQVLYEYYFFGDPVRMSSAVFNAHDRRPYMDLVREFLARGKDEAQSEAPSDKQGEVSLLETSIRI, from the coding sequence ATGCCAGCACGACATGGCGCGGACGTTCTGCGAAGGCTGCGCGAGAACCCGGCGGAAATCTGGCACCGGGGAGAAAGGGTGAAGGACGTCACGACCGCACCCGGTTTTGCCAACGGCGTGCACAGCCTCGCGGCGCTCTACGATCTGCAATGGGAGCACCCTTCCGAAATGCTCTTCGAGTCGCCGGCCACCGGCGACAAGGTGGGCCGCTCCTTCATGATCCCGCGCACTAAAGATGAGTTGAAGAGCATCAGCCGCATGATGAAGCACTGGGCGAACTTCAGCATGGGAATGATGGGGCGCTCGCCGGACTATCTCAACCGCGCAATCTCCGCCTACGCCGGCGGTGCAGATTTCCTGGGGGAACAGGATCCGCGCTTTGCTGAGAATATCCGCCGCTACCATCATCACATTCGGGAGAACGATCTCTGCCTGACGCACACGCTGATTCATCCGCAGGCCAATCGCGGTGCGGGAGTCGCCCAGCAGGCCGATCCCTTCCTCGGCGCGCGGGTAAAGGAAGAACGCGACGACGGCATCATCATCCGCGGCGCGCGCATGCTGGCCACGCTGCCTTCCGCCGATGAGATCATGGTCTTTCCGTCCACGCTGCTTACCAGCAACCCCGATGATGCACCCTACGCTTTCGGCTTCGCCATCCCCTGCGCCACGCCGGGACTCAAGTTCCTCTGCCGCGAGACCGTGGACTATGGCCGCAGCGTGTACGATCATCCTCTCGCCGCGCGCTTCGAAGAGCAGGATGCCGTGGTGCTGTTCGAAGACGTCTTCGTGCCGTGGGAGCGCGTGTTCCTCTATCGCGACGTGGACCGCTGCAATCGCGCCTACGCCGCTACCGGCTCGGTGATGCACATGTCTCATCAGGTGGTCGTCAAGAATATCGCCAAGACGGAATTCCTGCTGGGTCTGGCTTCGCTGATGGTGGATGCTATCGGCGTCGAGAAGTTCCAGCACATCCACGAGAAGGTGTCCGACATTTGGGTGACCCTCGAATCCCTCAAGGCCTTCCTGCGCGCTGCCGAAGAGGATGCCGCGCTCGATAGCTACGGCGTGATGCGTCCCGCCTGGAATCCGCTGGACGCCGCGCGGAACTTCTTCCCCAAAACCTATGGCCGCCTGATTCAGATCATTCAGCAACTCGGGGCCAGCGGTCTGGTGTCCATGCCGACCGAGGCCGACGTTACAGGACCCCTCGCCGTGGATATCAAACGCTACTTCCAGTCGGCGCGCGCCGATGCCTGGGAACGCATTCCGCTCTTCCGTCTCGCGTGGGACGCCAGCCTGTCCGCCTTTGCCACGCGGCAGGTTCTGTATGAATACTATTTCTTCGGCGATCCGGTGCGCATGTCCAGTGCCGTCTTCAATGCCCACGATCGCCGGCCCTACATGGATCTGGTGCGGGAGTTTCTCGCGCGCGGCAAGGACGAAGCGCAGAGCGAAGCTCCTTCCGACAAGCAAGGTGAAGTTTCCCTGCTGGAGACCTCTATCCGCATATGA
- the icd gene encoding isocitrate dehydrogenase (NADP(+)) yields the protein MTDYQKLVPPTQGHPITIEGNRLNVPDDPIIPFIEGDGTGRDIWKASRKVFDAAVAKTFGGKRRVEWFEVYAGEKAVETYGDGVWLPEDTLTAIKKYIVAIKGPLTTPIGGGIRSLNVTLRQVLDLYACVRPVNWFQGVPSPVKHPEKLNVIIFRENTEDVYAGIEWPAGSPEALKLIDVIKELGKTVRLDSGIGIKPISKTGTYRIVRKALRWAIDHKLASVTLVHKGNIMKFTEGAFREWGYECAAAEFADQVVTEDDLWAKHNGKLPAGKILLKDRIADSIFQQVLLRPDEYQVLCTPNLNGDYLSDACAAQVGGLGMAPGANISDFYAVFEATHGTAPKYADQDVINPGSVILSGAMMFDYLGWGDVAKAIHRGIAGAIDAKRVTYDLHRQMDGATKLKTSEFADEIIRHI from the coding sequence ATGACTGATTACCAAAAGCTCGTGCCTCCTACTCAAGGGCACCCGATTACTATCGAGGGTAACCGTCTTAACGTCCCCGATGATCCGATTATTCCATTTATTGAAGGTGACGGCACCGGTCGCGACATTTGGAAAGCCAGCCGCAAGGTCTTTGACGCCGCCGTTGCAAAGACGTTCGGCGGCAAGCGCCGTGTAGAATGGTTCGAGGTTTATGCAGGCGAGAAAGCCGTGGAGACCTACGGCGACGGCGTCTGGCTGCCCGAAGATACGCTGACCGCGATCAAGAAGTACATCGTTGCCATCAAAGGTCCGCTGACGACTCCGATCGGCGGCGGCATCCGCTCTTTGAATGTTACGCTGCGTCAGGTTCTGGACCTGTACGCCTGTGTGCGTCCGGTGAACTGGTTTCAGGGCGTGCCTTCCCCGGTCAAGCATCCGGAGAAGTTGAATGTAATCATCTTCCGTGAGAACACGGAAGATGTCTATGCCGGCATCGAATGGCCCGCCGGCTCTCCTGAAGCTCTGAAGCTCATCGACGTCATCAAAGAGCTGGGAAAGACCGTGCGCCTGGACAGCGGCATCGGCATCAAGCCGATTTCGAAGACCGGGACGTACCGCATCGTGCGCAAGGCGCTCCGCTGGGCGATTGACCACAAGCTGGCGAGCGTGACGCTGGTGCACAAGGGCAATATCATGAAGTTTACGGAAGGCGCGTTCCGCGAGTGGGGTTACGAGTGCGCGGCCGCCGAATTCGCCGATCAGGTCGTCACCGAAGACGATCTGTGGGCGAAGCACAATGGCAAGCTCCCGGCGGGCAAGATCCTGCTCAAGGACCGCATTGCCGACTCCATTTTCCAGCAGGTTCTGCTGCGCCCGGATGAATATCAGGTGCTGTGCACGCCGAATCTGAATGGCGACTACCTGTCGGATGCCTGCGCCGCGCAGGTGGGCGGTCTGGGTATGGCTCCCGGCGCCAATATTTCCGATTTTTACGCGGTTTTTGAGGCCACGCACGGCACGGCCCCCAAGTATGCGGACCAGGATGTCATCAATCCGGGCTCGGTGATTCTCTCCGGCGCGATGATGTTCGATTATCTGGGCTGGGGCGACGTGGCCAAGGCCATCCATCGCGGGATCGCCGGAGCGATTGACGCCAAGCGCGTCACCTACGACCTCCACCGCCAGATGGACGGCGCGACGAAACTGAAGACGTCCGAATTTGCGGACGAAATTATCCGCCATATATAG